Proteins encoded within one genomic window of Lactococcus garvieae:
- a CDS encoding ATP cone domain-containing protein: MEAKLLNKVVIKRNGRVVDWDSFRIQTAVFKAAINGKYKDKPLHANMIANNVAKVVGKVIAEIPFDKIEIDTIQNQVVNQLNDFDKEVAKDFLEYKVKQEINRKH, encoded by the coding sequence ATGGAAGCAAAATTACTCAATAAAGTAGTTATCAAGCGTAATGGTCGTGTCGTTGATTGGGATTCATTCCGTATTCAAACAGCTGTTTTTAAAGCTGCGATTAATGGAAAATATAAAGACAAACCACTGCATGCCAACATGATAGCAAACAATGTAGCTAAAGTTGTTGGAAAAGTCATTGCAGAAATTCCTTTTGATAAGATTGAAATTGACACGATTCAAAACCAAGTTGTTAACCAGCTCAATGACTTTGATAAAGAAGTAGCAAAAGATTTCTTAGAATATAAAGTCAAACAAGAAATCAATCGTAAACATTAA
- a CDS encoding nitroreductase family protein gives MSFINSLKNRRSIYALGKNVKDGDQAVETIKDAVKHSPSAFNSQTTRVLIVTGDAQEKLWGQIVADELKAAMKAQGVPDSAWEGTKAKLDGFKSAYGTALFFEDQDVVKGLQEQFALYADNFPVWSEQASGITSVNAWTALAEIGVGANLQHYNPVIDEAVAKEWNIPANWKLRGQLVFGSIEEEAGEKTFMEDDDRFIIAK, from the coding sequence ATGTCATTTATCAACTCACTTAAAAATCGTCGTTCAATCTATGCTCTTGGTAAAAATGTTAAAGATGGAGATCAAGCTGTAGAAACAATTAAAGACGCTGTAAAACATAGCCCATCAGCCTTTAACAGCCAAACAACTCGTGTACTCATCGTTACAGGTGATGCACAAGAAAAACTTTGGGGTCAAATCGTTGCTGACGAATTGAAAGCAGCAATGAAAGCTCAAGGTGTTCCAGACTCAGCTTGGGAAGGCACAAAAGCTAAACTTGATGGGTTCAAATCTGCGTATGGTACTGCTCTCTTCTTTGAAGATCAAGATGTCGTTAAAGGTTTGCAAGAACAATTTGCCCTTTATGCAGATAACTTCCCTGTATGGAGCGAACAAGCCTCAGGTATCACTTCAGTAAATGCTTGGACAGCTCTTGCTGAAATTGGTGTCGGAGCAAACTTGCAACACTACAACCCAGTTATTGATGAAGCTGTTGCTAAAGAATGGAATATTCCAGCAAACTGGAAATTACGTGGACAACTCGTATTTGGTTCTATTGAAGAAGAAGCTGGCGAAAAAACTTTCATGGAAGATGATGATCGTTTCATTATTGCTAAATAA
- the upp gene encoding uracil phosphoribosyltransferase, translating to MSNCQVVKHPLIQHKLSILRRADVSTKEFRELVDEIGMLMAYEVSRDLPVQDVEIDTPVAHMTAQELAGKKLAVVPILRAGIGMVDGILKLIPAARVGHIGMYRDEETFKPVEYLVKLPTDIAERQIFLVDPMLATGGSAILAIDSLKKRNANNIKFVCLVAAPEGVKAVQEAHPDIDIYVAALDDHLNEHGYIVPGLGDAGDRLFGTK from the coding sequence ATGTCAAACTGTCAAGTAGTTAAACATCCACTTATTCAACACAAACTTTCAATCCTACGTCGTGCGGACGTATCAACAAAAGAGTTCCGTGAACTCGTAGATGAGATTGGTATGCTCATGGCTTATGAAGTATCTCGTGATTTGCCAGTACAAGATGTTGAAATCGATACACCTGTTGCGCATATGACTGCGCAAGAACTTGCAGGTAAAAAATTGGCCGTTGTACCTATTCTCCGTGCGGGTATTGGTATGGTTGACGGTATTTTGAAACTCATCCCCGCAGCGCGTGTAGGTCATATCGGTATGTACCGTGATGAAGAAACTTTTAAACCTGTGGAATACTTGGTAAAACTTCCAACAGATATTGCTGAGCGTCAAATCTTTTTGGTTGACCCAATGTTAGCTACTGGTGGCTCAGCGATTCTTGCAATTGACAGCCTTAAAAAACGCAATGCTAACAACATTAAATTCGTTTGTCTTGTAGCAGCACCAGAAGGTGTTAAAGCAGTTCAAGAAGCTCATCCTGATATCGATATCTACGTAGCAGCTCTTGATGACCATCTTAATGAGCATGGTTATATCGTTCCAGGTCTTGGAGATGCTGGAGATCGTTTGTTTGGAACAAAATAA
- a CDS encoding cation:proton antiporter, which translates to MNDIFQLTLILVASLIATLIARRIKIPAVVGQILIGIVLAPAALGWLQGGHTIEVLSEIGVILLMFLAGLESDLGVLKKNFKPALLVALAGVVVPLLVFWGVTALMGYAFSTAIFYGIVFAATSVSITVEVLQEYGKLSTKAGSIILGAAVVDDILAVLALSIFTSTNSSSGNLPQQFFMEFLFLVFLVIVHKLIPKVWQFVEKLPVYAKNTTAALILCLVLSLLADAAGMSAVIGSFFAGLALSQTDVSHKIEEYSSAIAYVVFIPVFFVSIAISVTFESIFEHPLLILFFTLLAVLTKFVPAYFIGKSTGLTTSESALVGTGMVSRGEMALIIAQIGLASQVINSDIYSELVIVIILSTLIAPFLIKLSLKKG; encoded by the coding sequence ATGAATGATATTTTCCAACTTACATTGATTTTGGTCGCATCTTTGATCGCGACTTTAATCGCAAGAAGAATTAAAATCCCAGCAGTAGTCGGTCAAATACTTATCGGTATTGTCTTGGCTCCTGCTGCTTTGGGATGGTTGCAAGGGGGCCACACGATTGAGGTTCTCTCTGAAATAGGTGTAATCTTGCTGATGTTTCTGGCAGGGCTAGAGAGTGATTTAGGTGTGCTGAAGAAAAACTTTAAGCCTGCTTTATTGGTCGCTTTAGCTGGAGTCGTTGTACCCTTACTCGTTTTTTGGGGCGTGACTGCACTGATGGGTTACGCATTTTCAACGGCTATTTTTTATGGTATAGTTTTTGCGGCCACCTCGGTCTCCATTACCGTTGAGGTTTTACAAGAATATGGTAAACTTTCTACAAAAGCAGGGTCTATCATCTTAGGAGCAGCAGTCGTTGATGATATCTTGGCTGTCCTTGCTTTATCAATCTTTACCTCGACCAACAGCTCCTCAGGTAATCTCCCTCAACAGTTCTTCATGGAGTTTCTCTTTTTAGTCTTTTTAGTCATTGTTCACAAGTTGATACCGAAGGTATGGCAATTTGTAGAGAAATTACCTGTCTATGCGAAGAATACGACAGCGGCTTTGATCCTTTGCTTGGTTTTGAGCCTTTTAGCTGATGCAGCAGGGATGTCCGCAGTTATTGGATCTTTCTTTGCAGGTTTGGCTTTGAGTCAAACTGATGTGTCACATAAGATTGAAGAATACAGCTCTGCGATAGCCTATGTTGTCTTTATACCCGTTTTCTTCGTTTCGATTGCTATTTCAGTAACTTTCGAGAGTATCTTTGAGCATCCATTATTGATTCTTTTCTTTACACTTTTAGCAGTCCTTACTAAGTTTGTTCCTGCATATTTTATTGGTAAATCAACAGGACTTACGACATCAGAAAGTGCCTTAGTGGGTACAGGTATGGTTTCGCGAGGAGAAATGGCGCTTATTATTGCTCAGATTGGTCTTGCTTCCCAGGTGATTAATAGCGATATTTATTCTGAACTGGTTATTGTGATTATCCTGAGTACGCTTATTGCACCATTCTTGATTAAACTCTCTTTGAAAAAAGGCTGA